In the Nitrospirota bacterium genome, one interval contains:
- the glgP gene encoding alpha-glucan family phosphorylase: protein MEIGIRDEIPTYSGGLGVLAGDTVKSSADLNLPFVAVTLISRKGYFRQELDNCGRQTEYPAVWEPSDLLANTGEKVTVNIEGREVRIGAWVYFVNSPTGGSVPVIYLDTDTPENSAEDRTLTDHLYGGGDSYRIKQEVILGIGGVRMLRKLGFKIKKYHMNEGHAAFLTLELLQEYKKDIEAVWDESQIWDIKTVRELCVFTTHTPLEAGHDKFPYDLYEKVFGSYFPTNMLKKLAGEQSVNMTLLGFNLSNYVNGVAKKHGEVSQGMFPGYHINAITNGVHSFTWTCGSMKKIFDKYLSGWANEPEIFVRVGCIPDEEIWAAHSEAKKKLIDFVNSVSGAGMDHETLTIGFARRATAYKRADLLFSDLKRLEDIGSGKIQIIYAGKAHPKDNVGKELIQGIFSSIERLKGKIKIAFVQNYNMEIALKLVSGVDVWLNTPLRPLEASGTSGMKAAHNGVLNFSVLDGWWIEGHIEGFTGWAIGPAPTGIGPENNINKIDADDLYYKLEKIIIPTYYNDRKTWIRMMQNAIGKNAYYFNSHRMMRRYVTEAYIR from the coding sequence ATGGAGATAGGCATCAGGGATGAGATTCCCACATATTCCGGCGGGCTCGGCGTTCTTGCGGGCGATACGGTCAAGTCGTCTGCTGACCTTAACCTTCCCTTTGTCGCGGTTACGCTTATAAGCAGAAAAGGGTATTTCCGCCAGGAACTCGACAACTGCGGCCGTCAGACAGAGTACCCTGCGGTATGGGAGCCGTCAGACCTGCTGGCAAATACCGGAGAGAAGGTCACTGTAAATATCGAAGGACGGGAAGTCCGCATAGGAGCGTGGGTCTATTTTGTGAACAGCCCCACGGGAGGAAGCGTCCCTGTCATATATCTTGATACAGACACACCGGAAAACAGCGCCGAGGACAGGACATTGACCGACCATTTGTATGGCGGCGGTGACAGCTACAGGATCAAGCAGGAGGTGATCCTCGGGATCGGCGGTGTGAGGATGCTGCGGAAACTGGGTTTCAAGATAAAAAAATATCACATGAATGAAGGCCATGCGGCTTTTCTGACGCTCGAACTGCTGCAGGAATATAAAAAAGATATAGAGGCGGTATGGGATGAATCACAGATATGGGATATTAAAACAGTAAGAGAGTTGTGTGTTTTTACGACGCATACGCCGCTTGAGGCAGGCCATGACAAGTTTCCTTATGATCTTTACGAAAAAGTATTCGGCAGCTATTTTCCGACAAATATGCTTAAAAAACTTGCCGGCGAGCAGAGTGTGAATATGACGCTTCTCGGCTTTAATCTGAGCAATTACGTGAACGGGGTTGCCAAGAAGCACGGCGAGGTCTCGCAGGGCATGTTCCCCGGGTATCATATAAACGCAATAACGAACGGCGTGCATTCTTTCACCTGGACATGCGGGAGCATGAAGAAGATATTTGACAAGTACCTCTCCGGATGGGCAAATGAGCCTGAGATATTCGTCAGGGTGGGCTGTATACCTGATGAAGAGATCTGGGCGGCACACTCCGAGGCCAAGAAAAAGCTTATCGATTTTGTTAATTCAGTTTCAGGCGCCGGCATGGACCATGAAACTCTCACAATAGGGTTTGCAAGAAGGGCCACCGCTTATAAAAGGGCTGACCTTCTATTCTCTGACTTGAAACGGCTTGAAGATATCGGCTCCGGCAAGATACAGATCATCTATGCAGGCAAGGCCCACCCGAAGGATAATGTCGGCAAGGAATTGATCCAGGGGATATTTTCTTCCATAGAGAGGCTGAAGGGCAAGATAAAGATCGCATTTGTTCAGAACTACAATATGGAGATAGCGCTCAAGCTTGTCTCAGGGGTTGATGTATGGCTCAATACTCCGCTAAGGCCGCTTGAGGCATCAGGCACGAGCGGGATGAAGGCGGCGCACAACGGGGTTCTGAACTTCAGCGTTCTTGACGGGTGGTGGATAGAAGGCCACATAGAGGGATTTACCGGCTGGGCGATCGGCCCCGCTCCGACCGGAATAGGCCCGGAGAACAATATAAACAAGATCGATGCGGATGATCTTTATTATAAACTCGAAAAGATCATTATCCCTACTTATTATAATGACCGCAAGACATGGATAAGAATGATGCAGAACGCAATCGGGAAGAACGCCTACTACTTTAACAGCCACCGCATGATGAGAAGGTATGTAACTGAGGCCTATATAAGATAG